A part of Rhizobium lusitanum genomic DNA contains:
- a CDS encoding winged helix-turn-helix domain-containing protein encodes MRILLIEDDIKTADFIARGLREAGHVCDVLPDGQDGLFHAIRETYDVYVIDRMLPGLDGLSIVRSMRAAGVKTPTLFLSAIAGIDDRVEGLEAGADDYLVKPFAFSELLARVNALARRPPAVAEKTVLQVADLTMDMMKRRVTRAGVEIELQPREFTLLEVLARNEGRVLTRTMLLERVWDFHFDPKTSVVETHISRLRGKIDRPFDVQLLHTIRNTGYSLHAPR; translated from the coding sequence ATGCGTATACTGCTCATAGAGGACGACATCAAAACGGCGGATTTCATCGCGCGCGGCCTGCGTGAAGCGGGTCATGTATGCGACGTATTGCCGGACGGGCAGGACGGACTTTTCCATGCCATCCGCGAGACCTATGATGTTTATGTCATCGACCGGATGCTGCCGGGTCTCGACGGCCTGTCGATCGTGCGCTCGATGCGCGCCGCCGGCGTCAAGACGCCGACGCTTTTCCTGAGCGCGATCGCTGGCATCGACGACCGTGTGGAGGGTCTGGAAGCAGGAGCCGACGACTACCTCGTCAAGCCGTTCGCATTCTCCGAACTCCTGGCGCGCGTCAACGCGCTTGCCCGCCGCCCGCCCGCGGTCGCCGAGAAGACCGTGCTGCAGGTCGCCGATCTGACGATGGACATGATGAAACGCCGCGTCACCAGGGCAGGGGTGGAGATCGAGCTGCAACCGCGCGAATTTACGCTTCTGGAGGTTCTCGCCCGCAACGAGGGCAGGGTTCTCACCCGCACGATGCTCCTTGAGCGCGTCTGGGATTTCCATTTCGATCCGAAGACCAGCGTGGTCGAAACGCATATCAGCCGGCTGCGCGGAAAAATCGACAGGCCCTTCGACGTTCAGCTCCTTCATACGATCAGAAACACCGGTTATTCGTTGCATGCGCCGCGATAA
- a CDS encoding efflux RND transporter permease subunit, with product MSLSEIFIRRRIGTCLLALGVLLLGTVAYMMLPVASLPQVDFPTIQIETTLPGASAVTMATSVATPLENQLSTIAGVSQMTSVSSSGRTNVTMQFDLNRNIDSAAQDVQAAISAASGQLPKDLPSAPAFHKANPAEATVLTLALTSDRLPLTELDHYAEDIIAQQISQMDGVGLVDFHGPERPAIRVRLDPDKVASRGLTMEDVRTAIGQQTLNAPKGSVTGGGRTMVLDATDQIVDVPAYKSMVIAYRNGAPILVQDIGTVLTAPLDSNQAAWLQMNRSVMIDVHKMAGSNVLDTIRTIKDRLPMLQASLPAGIKLSVVGDRTQIIDASIRDVQITMLITIALVVMVIFCFLRNLWATLIPAVTIPLSLVGTFAVMYLMGYSLDNLSLMGLTIAVGFVVDDAIVVIENIVRHIEEGKPKLRAAIEGAGEVSFTIVSMTVSLIAVFIPILLMGGIVGRLFREFAVTVSVAILISGVVSLTVTPMLCAWLIKHEHGRPRGRLYRWSEAFFDACTRGYGYGLDIVLRYRLITLAITIATLGATLWLYVVVPKGFLPQQDTGFIQGQAQAATDISFDNMSERMQALGKIVMADPAVDNTAYWINPSPSASVGQVQINLKPFGERSPAPEVMARLKKAVSGLEGLTFGMQVRQDIQVGGRSAASQYQYTLQGPDPAELDKWAAVMTKALAALPQLQDVISDKQKAASSLTLDIDRATAARLGISIEAIDETLYDAFGQRQVATLFTQVSQYHVVMELDPRFALSPEALGHLYVRSATTQKLVPLSLLGSLKTGVMPVSINHQGSMPATTLSFNLKPGIALSDAVTAIHGAEQTAGMPITIIGSFQGTAQAFQDSLSSQPWLILAAVIAVYIVLGVLYESAIHPLTIISTLPSAGLGALVALRLCGQDLSIMGMIGIILLIGIVKKNAIMMIDFALEAERNQGLPPVEAIRQACLLRFRPIMMTTLAALLGALPLALGTGAGAELRVPLGIAIVGGLIVSQVLTLFTTPVVYLALNSLSRPRTNAVSHAYELVRRANMGREAANSR from the coding sequence ATGAGCCTTTCAGAGATCTTCATCCGGCGTAGGATCGGAACCTGCCTGCTTGCGCTCGGGGTTCTGCTTCTTGGCACCGTCGCCTATATGATGCTGCCGGTCGCATCGTTGCCGCAGGTCGATTTCCCGACGATCCAGATCGAGACCACGCTTCCCGGCGCCAGCGCCGTCACCATGGCGACATCGGTCGCAACGCCACTGGAAAATCAGCTTTCGACAATTGCCGGCGTGTCGCAGATGACCTCGGTTAGTTCCTCCGGCCGCACCAACGTCACCATGCAGTTCGACTTGAACCGCAACATAGACAGCGCTGCGCAGGATGTGCAGGCAGCAATCAGCGCGGCCAGCGGCCAGCTTCCAAAGGATCTCCCAAGCGCGCCAGCCTTTCATAAGGCCAATCCGGCGGAGGCGACGGTCCTGACCCTGGCCTTGACCTCGGACAGGCTGCCGCTGACCGAACTCGACCATTATGCCGAAGACATCATCGCGCAGCAGATCTCCCAGATGGACGGTGTCGGGCTGGTGGATTTCCACGGGCCGGAACGTCCGGCGATCCGGGTGCGTCTCGATCCCGACAAGGTAGCCTCGCGCGGCCTTACAATGGAAGATGTCCGCACGGCGATCGGACAGCAAACGTTGAACGCGCCGAAAGGATCGGTCACCGGCGGCGGGCGGACGATGGTGCTCGACGCCACCGATCAGATCGTCGACGTACCGGCCTACAAATCGATGGTCATCGCCTATCGCAACGGCGCGCCGATCCTTGTCCAGGATATCGGCACCGTGCTGACGGCCCCGCTGGACTCGAACCAGGCAGCGTGGTTGCAGATGAACCGGTCCGTGATGATCGACGTTCACAAGATGGCCGGTTCGAATGTGCTGGATACGATCCGGACCATCAAGGATCGGCTTCCCATGCTGCAGGCCTCTCTTCCGGCCGGCATCAAGCTCTCGGTCGTGGGTGATCGTACGCAGATCATCGACGCCTCCATCCGTGACGTCCAGATCACCATGCTCATCACGATTGCGCTGGTCGTGATGGTTATTTTCTGCTTCTTGCGGAACCTGTGGGCCACGCTCATTCCGGCCGTCACTATTCCGCTGTCGCTGGTCGGCACCTTCGCCGTCATGTATCTGATGGGTTATAGTCTGGATAACCTGTCGTTGATGGGGTTGACTATCGCTGTCGGTTTCGTTGTGGACGATGCGATCGTCGTCATCGAAAACATCGTCCGCCACATCGAAGAGGGAAAGCCCAAACTGCGGGCCGCCATCGAGGGCGCCGGCGAAGTCAGCTTCACCATCGTCTCCATGACCGTCTCGCTGATCGCCGTCTTCATTCCCATTCTGCTGATGGGTGGCATCGTCGGGCGCCTTTTCCGCGAATTCGCGGTGACGGTGAGCGTCGCCATCCTGATTTCCGGCGTGGTGTCGCTTACCGTTACGCCGATGCTCTGTGCCTGGCTTATCAAGCATGAGCACGGGCGGCCGCGGGGCCGCCTTTATCGCTGGTCCGAAGCGTTTTTCGATGCCTGCACGCGAGGCTATGGCTATGGCCTCGATATCGTCCTGCGTTACCGCCTGATCACACTGGCCATCACCATCGCGACGCTCGGAGCCACATTGTGGCTCTATGTGGTGGTTCCGAAGGGCTTCCTGCCGCAACAGGATACCGGCTTCATTCAGGGCCAGGCGCAGGCGGCAACGGATATCTCGTTCGACAATATGTCCGAGCGCATGCAGGCACTTGGAAAGATCGTGATGGCCGACCCCGCCGTCGACAATACCGCCTATTGGATCAACCCCAGCCCGTCGGCCAGCGTCGGCCAGGTGCAGATCAATCTCAAGCCGTTCGGCGAGAGAAGCCCGGCGCCTGAGGTGATGGCACGATTGAAGAAGGCGGTCTCCGGTCTCGAAGGCCTGACATTCGGCATGCAGGTCCGCCAGGACATTCAGGTCGGCGGGCGATCCGCCGCCTCTCAGTATCAGTACACGCTGCAGGGGCCAGACCCCGCCGAACTCGACAAATGGGCAGCGGTGATGACGAAGGCGCTGGCGGCCCTGCCGCAGCTCCAGGATGTCATATCGGACAAGCAGAAGGCTGCAAGCAGCCTCACACTGGACATCGATCGCGCGACGGCGGCGCGACTGGGCATCAGCATCGAAGCGATCGACGAAACGCTCTACGACGCCTTCGGGCAGAGGCAGGTGGCAACGCTGTTTACGCAGGTCAGCCAATATCATGTGGTGATGGAGCTCGACCCGCGGTTTGCACTGTCGCCGGAGGCGCTCGGCCATCTCTACGTCAGGTCGGCCACCACACAGAAGCTGGTGCCCCTCAGCCTGCTGGGTTCGCTGAAGACCGGCGTCATGCCCGTCTCGATCAACCATCAGGGCTCGATGCCCGCAACGACGCTGTCGTTCAACCTGAAACCGGGCATTGCCCTCAGCGACGCGGTAACGGCCATCCATGGCGCCGAGCAGACCGCCGGCATGCCGATCACGATCATTGGCTCCTTCCAGGGGACGGCGCAGGCCTTCCAGGATTCGCTGAGCAGCCAGCCGTGGCTCATTCTGGCCGCCGTGATCGCCGTCTACATCGTTCTCGGCGTACTCTATGAGAGCGCGATTCATCCGTTGACGATCATATCGACACTGCCGTCCGCCGGTCTCGGCGCACTTGTGGCGCTGAGACTATGCGGTCAGGATCTTTCGATCATGGGCATGATCGGCATCATTCTATTGATCGGCATCGTCAAGAAGAATGCGATCATGATGATCGACTTCGCGCTGGAGGCGGAACGGAACCAGGGATTGCCGCCGGTGGAAGCCATCCGCCAGGCCTGTCTGCTTCGTTTCCGGCCGATCATGATGACGACCCTTGCAGCGCTTCTCGGCGCCTTGCCGCTGGCGCTTGGGACGGGAGCGGGTGCCGAGCTTCGGGTTCCGCTCGGGATCGCGATCGTCGGTGGATTGATCGTGTCGCAGGTCCTTACCCTCTTCACCACCCCCGTCGTCTATCTGGCGCTCAACAGTCTGTCGCGCCCGCGCACCAATGCCGTCTCGCATGCCTATGAGCTGGTCCGTCGTGCCAACATGGGCCGTGAAGCGGCAAATTCGAGATAG
- a CDS encoding efflux RND transporter periplasmic adaptor subunit, with product MDGPDPLKPDTTSGGGKIALGAVACIAAAGAAIFFALPANKSQSAPQASSSAPASVPVETASVSTQDVPIERSGLGYVTPLTAVDVKVRVDGQLQKVLFTEGQNVTAGDVIAEIDPRPYEAAIDQAQAAYQKDIAQLNAAKIDEARAKKLTTTGSGTTQTADTATAQVAVMEATAAGEQAAIETAKLNLSFASVTAPISGRAGLRQAEQGAIVHANDATGIVTITQMQPIAVLFSLPQDELPDLVSGQAQSALSVAVDSRDGVRHLADGKLSVIDSQVDTSTGMVKLKAVFSNDDLALWPGELVSARIILRTDRGSTVVPSAAIQNGQTGPYVFIVKPDSTVATVSVNTGPVAAGVTTLLSGPKPGDNVVISGQSRLTDGTLVKARPSTPHVAAAGDQGQ from the coding sequence ATGGACGGCCCGGATCCTCTAAAGCCCGACACGACATCAGGTGGCGGTAAGATCGCATTGGGAGCCGTTGCCTGCATCGCGGCTGCCGGAGCAGCCATATTCTTCGCATTGCCCGCAAACAAAAGCCAATCCGCACCACAGGCTAGCTCGTCCGCTCCTGCATCGGTGCCGGTCGAAACCGCATCCGTTTCGACACAGGATGTTCCGATCGAACGGTCCGGCCTCGGATATGTCACGCCGCTCACGGCGGTGGACGTGAAAGTCAGGGTCGATGGGCAATTGCAGAAGGTGCTTTTCACCGAAGGACAGAATGTCACGGCGGGCGACGTCATTGCCGAAATCGATCCCCGGCCCTATGAGGCAGCCATCGACCAGGCGCAGGCCGCCTATCAGAAGGATATCGCTCAGCTCAATGCCGCCAAGATCGACGAGGCGCGCGCCAAGAAGCTGACGACCACGGGAAGCGGCACGACGCAAACCGCCGATACCGCCACGGCGCAAGTCGCTGTTATGGAGGCGACGGCCGCCGGAGAGCAGGCTGCGATTGAGACCGCCAAGCTGAACCTCAGCTTTGCCTCCGTCACCGCTCCGATCAGCGGCCGCGCAGGTCTGCGTCAGGCGGAGCAGGGCGCGATCGTCCACGCCAATGACGCCACCGGGATTGTTACCATCACGCAGATGCAGCCGATCGCGGTTCTTTTCTCCCTGCCGCAGGACGAGTTGCCCGATCTGGTTTCCGGGCAGGCTCAGAGCGCTCTTTCCGTTGCGGTGGACAGCCGGGACGGCGTCCGCCATCTGGCCGACGGCAAATTGTCCGTCATCGACAGCCAGGTCGATACGAGCACCGGCATGGTCAAGCTCAAGGCTGTCTTTTCCAATGACGACCTGGCGCTCTGGCCCGGAGAGCTGGTGAGCGCCCGTATTATTCTAAGGACCGATCGAGGCTCGACGGTCGTGCCATCCGCCGCCATCCAGAATGGCCAGACAGGTCCCTATGTCTTCATAGTGAAGCCGGACAGCACGGTCGCTACGGTCTCGGTGAACACCGGCCCAGTTGCCGCCGGCGTGACGACTCTTCTATCCGGCCCGAAGCCGGGAGATAACGTGGTGATCTCGGGCCAGTCGAGATTGACGGACGGCACGCTGGTCAAGGCGCGACCTTCTACGCCGCATGTGGCTGCCGCTGGAGATCAGGGCCAATGA
- a CDS encoding glycosyltransferase family 25 protein gives MNADSLRLNRSATLENIALENPPIEIQLDSTGLRLKIYLINLDRAEDRLAFMSEELSRAGLLFERVSAIAGRNIAFPIPEFDAQAYRRCHGRQANPSEVGCYLSHIECARRFLASGEPHALILEDDLTFPEDFGDLLRASLNAAATWDILRLSTVNTGRKYPFLDITPRRSLAVALTREKGSGAYIINRRAARWMVEKLVPMRLPYDIAYDLEHFAGLRAVFVIPAPVDQMTNFPTQIQQGRRQYRLPWWRRLSIYPYRAWFEASRFLFRAGMLLRFRLVK, from the coding sequence ATGAACGCTGACAGCCTTCGTCTGAACAGATCCGCCACCCTCGAAAACATTGCCCTCGAAAACCCTCCTATAGAGATCCAGCTGGATTCAACCGGCCTTCGGCTGAAGATCTATCTCATCAATCTCGACCGCGCCGAGGATCGTCTCGCGTTCATGAGCGAGGAATTGTCCCGCGCGGGGCTGCTGTTCGAGCGGGTATCGGCGATAGCCGGTCGGAATATCGCTTTCCCGATCCCGGAATTTGACGCGCAGGCATATCGTAGATGCCATGGAAGGCAGGCAAATCCATCCGAAGTGGGTTGCTATCTCAGCCATATCGAGTGCGCGAGACGTTTCCTCGCCTCGGGCGAACCACATGCCCTCATTCTTGAAGACGACCTGACCTTTCCGGAGGATTTCGGCGATCTGCTGCGTGCCTCGCTGAACGCGGCGGCGACATGGGACATCCTGCGTCTCTCGACGGTCAACACCGGCCGAAAATATCCCTTTTTGGACATTACGCCGAGGCGGTCGCTTGCCGTCGCGCTGACACGGGAGAAGGGGTCCGGTGCCTACATCATCAACAGGCGTGCAGCCAGATGGATGGTCGAAAAACTGGTGCCGATGAGGCTGCCCTACGATATCGCCTATGACCTTGAGCATTTCGCCGGATTGCGAGCGGTTTTCGTCATCCCGGCCCCGGTAGATCAGATGACCAATTTCCCGACTCAGATCCAGCAAGGGCGCCGGCAATACCGGCTGCCATGGTGGCGTCGCCTCAGTATCTATCCCTACCGTGCCTGGTTTGAGGCATCACGCTTTCTGTTTCGGGCAGGAATGCTGCTGCGCTTCAGGTTGGTGAAATGA
- a CDS encoding COG4705 family protein, with translation MTQIQTDPVQWNRVPEVTVEFWLIKLMAVTMGETAADYLAVNLGLGLTATSLLMAAVLIVALVLQFAQRRYIPPYYWAAVVLISIVGTLVTDNLVDNFGVALQTTAIGFTIALAVTFAVWYAAEKTLSIHSIFTTPREAFYWLAILFTFALGTAVGDLVAEVFALGYLTTGRLFGGIIVVIAVAYYVFKLNAILAFWLAYILTRPLGASFGDLLSQPPEYGGLGFGTIVTSLLFLSTIICLVIYMIAAQEPDDEELDAHGEI, from the coding sequence ATGACACAAATTCAAACGGACCCGGTTCAATGGAACCGGGTCCCCGAGGTCACCGTCGAGTTCTGGTTGATCAAGCTGATGGCCGTGACCATGGGTGAGACGGCCGCGGACTATCTTGCGGTCAATCTCGGTCTCGGCCTGACCGCCACATCCCTGCTGATGGCCGCGGTGCTGATCGTTGCCCTGGTGCTTCAGTTCGCGCAAAGGCGCTATATCCCACCCTATTATTGGGCAGCCGTTGTTCTGATCAGCATCGTTGGTACGTTGGTGACCGACAATCTCGTCGATAATTTCGGTGTCGCACTCCAGACGACTGCCATCGGTTTCACCATCGCGCTCGCCGTGACTTTCGCGGTCTGGTACGCGGCCGAGAAGACGCTGTCGATCCACTCCATCTTCACGACACCTAGGGAAGCCTTCTATTGGCTGGCCATCCTTTTCACCTTCGCTCTCGGAACGGCGGTGGGCGACCTGGTGGCGGAAGTCTTCGCGCTCGGCTATCTCACCACGGGTCGCCTCTTCGGAGGCATCATTGTCGTGATCGCTGTCGCCTATTATGTCTTCAAGCTGAACGCCATCCTGGCCTTCTGGCTTGCGTATATCCTGACGCGGCCACTCGGTGCCTCCTTCGGTGATCTGCTATCGCAGCCGCCCGAATATGGCGGGCTCGGTTTCGGCACGATCGTTACCAGCCTGCTCTTCCTGTCTACTATCATCTGTCTGGTGATCTACATGATCGCTGCTCAAGAACCTGATGATGAGGAACTCGACGCGCACGGGGAGATCTGA
- a CDS encoding DUF1344 domain-containing protein yields MKRSVIIAAVIVAVASSTGALAQGLTGTIKSVDRKADTITLMSGKVLKLPEQIEVERFRAGEKVKVHYFTSKTGRATVSSIHTQM; encoded by the coding sequence ATGAAAAGATCAGTCATCATCGCCGCAGTCATCGTTGCGGTCGCATCGTCGACGGGGGCCCTTGCTCAGGGCCTTACCGGTACGATCAAGAGTGTCGACAGGAAAGCCGACACGATCACGCTGATGAGCGGGAAAGTGCTGAAACTGCCGGAGCAGATCGAAGTGGAACGCTTCAGGGCTGGCGAGAAGGTCAAGGTCCACTACTTCACCTCGAAAACCGGCAGAGCGACGGTATCAAGCATCCATACCCAGATGTAG
- a CDS encoding response regulator, producing the protein MRILLVEDDAILGNALRDHVAAQGWDIDWVGDIQAATRTMDTTSYSLILLDPGLPDGCGLELLERLRTRSSATSAIIISAGNHVADRQKSRQLGAADYLVKPFGLGELTARIRTVLSIDCPPSAAIAPAVGTALCPTEDPVVTPTAKANTRWHWLRSRKARLGGLLTAMLAAPAVAFGIYLAVLHWDGNFHAVIPGELYRSAQLSPTQIETYVRENGIRSIVNLRGENVKHDWYNQEVKTAQRLGVEHIDFKMSARKIMTPDRADQLVDILRAAPKPILIHCQAGADRTGLVAVIYSQKIAGMDAKAAAQQLSIAYGHLGIPYLSKTYAMDESLQNLQKHFSQYD; encoded by the coding sequence GTGCGAATACTATTAGTCGAGGATGATGCGATCTTGGGGAATGCCTTGCGCGATCATGTCGCCGCCCAAGGCTGGGACATCGACTGGGTGGGCGATATCCAGGCGGCAACGCGTACGATGGATACGACCTCCTATTCCTTGATCCTTCTCGACCCTGGCTTGCCTGACGGATGCGGGCTGGAACTGCTGGAGCGTTTACGGACACGTTCAAGCGCGACATCCGCGATCATTATCTCAGCCGGCAATCACGTCGCCGATAGACAGAAGAGCCGCCAACTCGGCGCGGCCGACTATCTGGTTAAGCCGTTTGGCCTTGGCGAACTGACCGCCCGTATCAGGACCGTCCTCAGCATCGACTGTCCGCCATCTGCAGCGATCGCTCCTGCGGTCGGCACTGCTCTCTGTCCAACGGAAGATCCCGTTGTCACGCCGACGGCGAAGGCGAACACAAGATGGCATTGGCTGCGATCACGCAAAGCGAGACTAGGCGGCCTGCTGACCGCAATGCTGGCCGCACCGGCCGTGGCATTCGGCATCTATCTCGCGGTGCTGCATTGGGATGGCAATTTTCATGCCGTCATCCCAGGTGAACTCTATCGCTCCGCTCAACTTTCGCCGACGCAGATCGAGACTTACGTGCGCGAGAACGGCATTCGCTCGATCGTCAATCTGCGTGGCGAGAACGTCAAACATGATTGGTACAATCAGGAGGTCAAAACGGCGCAGCGCCTGGGGGTCGAACATATCGACTTCAAAATGTCAGCGCGGAAAATCATGACGCCCGACAGGGCCGATCAGCTGGTCGATATCCTGCGCGCGGCCCCGAAGCCCATCCTCATCCACTGTCAGGCAGGCGCGGACAGAACCGGTCTTGTCGCCGTTATATACAGCCAGAAAATTGCCGGCATGGATGCAAAGGCGGCCGCACAGCAGCTTTCCATCGCGTATGGCCATCTCGGCATCCCCTATCTGTCGAAAACATATGCGATGGACGAAAGCCTGCAGAATTTGCAGAAGCATTTCAGCCAATATGATTGA
- a CDS encoding nucleotidyltransferase family protein, whose amino-acid sequence MRQIDITYRTMFAELAQRSFDGQFVSDFPLEGRFVTVPVKSKDYWYFDLPTPEGDKRRYVGPHSDAEITARVNAHKEIKDDLRERRRMVGTLKRGGLDGPDAFAGDITKALANAGLFRLRAVLIGSVAFGCYGGLLGVRLPSTAMQTGDADFAQDFAISSEVGDSLPPVLDILQSIDKTFRAVPHQVDKAKVVAFVNSKGYRVEFLTGNRGSDEHTRKPSPMPALGGASAENLRFLDYLIYEPVRTVLLHREGVNVLVPAPERYAVHKVIVASRRLTDALGRAKRDKDLLQASLLFEALLETRQSDIIADAYGEAWERGKSWQESIISGLAIMPDNGKKALAAAIGVSIDELGKRVTS is encoded by the coding sequence ATGAGACAGATCGATATCACATACCGCACGATGTTCGCGGAGCTGGCGCAGCGTTCGTTCGACGGACAGTTTGTCTCCGACTTCCCCCTTGAGGGCCGTTTCGTCACGGTTCCGGTCAAGAGCAAGGACTACTGGTATTTCGACCTCCCTACTCCCGAGGGCGACAAGCGGCGCTATGTGGGACCTCACAGCGACGCGGAGATCACGGCGCGGGTGAACGCCCACAAGGAGATCAAAGACGATCTCCGCGAGCGTAGGCGCATGGTTGGAACGCTCAAGCGCGGAGGGCTGGATGGGCCGGATGCCTTTGCTGGCGACATCACGAAAGCTCTTGCGAATGCGGGTCTCTTCCGTCTGCGGGCAGTCCTGATCGGCTCGGTGGCTTTCGGCTGCTACGGGGGCCTGCTCGGCGTTCGGCTGCCATCGACAGCGATGCAAACCGGGGATGCGGATTTTGCGCAAGACTTCGCGATCAGCTCGGAGGTCGGGGATAGCCTGCCGCCTGTTCTGGATATCCTGCAATCCATCGACAAAACATTCCGTGCGGTTCCGCACCAGGTCGACAAGGCAAAGGTCGTCGCCTTCGTGAACAGCAAGGGCTACCGTGTGGAATTCCTGACGGGTAACCGGGGATCGGATGAACATACAAGGAAGCCGTCGCCCATGCCCGCCCTCGGCGGCGCGTCGGCGGAAAACCTGCGATTCCTGGACTACCTGATCTACGAGCCTGTGAGGACCGTCCTGCTGCACCGGGAAGGCGTGAATGTCCTCGTCCCGGCTCCCGAGAGGTATGCCGTCCACAAGGTTATCGTGGCCTCTAGGCGACTCACAGACGCGCTCGGGAGGGCAAAGCGGGATAAGGACCTCCTGCAGGCTTCATTGCTCTTCGAAGCCCTGTTGGAGACGCGACAGAGCGATATCATTGCCGATGCCTACGGTGAAGCATGGGAGCGAGGGAAGTCTTGGCAGGAGTCGATCATTTCCGGGCTGGCGATAATGCCCGACAATGGGAAGAAGGCACTGGCGGCCGCCATAGGCGTATCGATAGATGAACTTGGCAAGCGGGTAACCTCATAG